The Vitis vinifera cultivar Pinot Noir 40024 chromosome 16, ASM3070453v1 DNA segment TCTAAATACACATTTTACAGCCTTATAATTTCTAATACATAAATGAATTTATTGGAAGGAAAAGATATTTCTTACTCAGTAGGGACATGGTAATTCAGGTATTTCCCCCTGGTTAAATCAGCTAGATCGTAAATGGTGGCATCATGAGAAGAGCAAATGTAGCGTTCCTCTACTTTAGGATGCTCATACAGGTAAATGTGAGCATTGCAGAACTATCATATCAATCAAAAGGTCCAGCAaaactgaaagaaaaaaaaaatgaagaagaccAATGACCAAAGTTGTAAATCCATGTAAACAAAACTCAAGAGCTTACCATTACCAGCTCTCTCATTTCCACTACAGGGCCGCTTCCCACTCGTAAGTCCTACATTTGTTTTAAatgtgaaattaaaataaattaactaaaacaCAAGCATATTGTGCAAGTTGACATACAAAAAGACGACCTTGTACTGAAGACCCGGTGTTGTTTCCGTGTAGTCTGGAAGCCACGTCTTCATCTTTCCATAATTCTTCCCTCTGAGCACTGACACTATAAGCCCAACAAACATGCCAAAATAAGTCTTTACAACTAAAAATTGCAATTGAGATTATAATAGACAATCTATACACGATTACACCTGCATATAGCTTATTTTGACAACCCTGTAATCTGAAACCCAACAATTCATTTCTTAGTGAAATTGGAAGAAAGGTGAACATCTAACTTACTATCTATTGAGCCACCTCAAGATCCTTTGAAATTGCTATTTACTCAACAAAATGACATTGGATCATGCTGTAAAGGTGATATCAATGTCCCAATCTCATATAACCGATATTCTAGTTTGTTTTTAGAACTTACTAATCATCCCAAGACACTTTTAATCAaacattaattttataatttatctatATATCAAAGTTGAATCACTAAGATCATATCAACTCCAAGTTtaccaaattatatatataagaaaattcaTAGGAATTGAAACTTACATATCCATTTGAAGAAATCCACAAACAAGCTGTACTTCACACTGTTTACATGCCATAGGGTAACAGTTTGATCATTAGCATACATGTACCATCAACAATTCATGGCATAGTGAACTTGAGCTTCCAGCTTATCGTAACCTACCAACTTAGTCTCAAAGGATGGGTAAGTGGGCCTTTGAGATGGAGCACCTGCAActcaaaaaaggaaataagCTTGTTAGCATGAAAAGAAACTTTTTGTTGCAAAATGATAATAGGATCATTATTTTCAATCAAACACAAGCTATTTAGTCAAACAGGTTAATAATCGATCACTCAATGTCCTCTGTTCTTCTAAATTGTTAGAATTTTGGAGAAGCATCAACACATTGATATTGCATCAAGCCTTTTAtcgtataaaaaaaattcacatcaGGCTTTGCTACTTACCAGTTGAAAGAGCGTTGGTGTTTGGACCTCAACAACGTCATCAGCCTCACTGCTTGAACAAAAGGAAATGCTTTGTTGACTCCCTGAGGATATGGCAAGAAAAGGGATGTATaagtcttattttgtttatttggtgCATTTGGAAGAAGCATAACTACCAAACCTTTAATGGAGAAGAGACATCCAATCAAAAGCTGAAGGAAACCCTCATTATATTCATTCTGGAGTAATCCAGGCCCTGTCTAGGGATGACTAATTGTATATTGTTAAGACTTAATAGATAGTCTTCATTGTGGATAAAAGGTTATAGCTTTAATGTCTTTTTTGTGAAAATAGCCAAGTTTGAACCTCTGTTAGCCtattaaaaggtaaaaaataaaaataaataaaaatagagaagaaagatCTAGAAGCCTAAAACTAGACATCTTCTCTATCATAACAACTGAGAAGAGTAAGAAGAGTATACAAAGAACCAATATAGAGATAAACaatgaaatcaaaggaaaaacaaCAATAATTGAGAAAGACAATATTAGGAAATCCCAAATAAATTCTGCCATTACGAGGCAAATAACCTCTATCATAAATCACAATATTTAAATGATAGAGGTTGTCTGGGCACCAAACCTTAATCTTAGAACCAATAAAATTTGGAAGgccaaattttcaaagaaacaTGGCTATCATCTCATATTTCGAATTTCTGTTTACCTCCAACCTCCTAGGATAATTAACATTGTTACTAGGGGTCTTATCTGAACAACCTATATGGTTTCCATTGGGTATaagagttgattttttttactttagaCCCATATCCAACTAGGTAGCTCTAAAAAGAGATTCCTTTCACTTTCTACTTCTTTGCATCTTTGCATGTTTAATCAGGACAATCATTCAGAGTTCTTTGCAATAGAGATCCAAATACAGTAAAAAGATTATGCTATTGCTtgaatttaaatgaattaatcAGCAAGATATTTCTTAGCCATTTTCCCTCTTCATCATAGAGGAAACAAATGGATGCTTTCACAAGGTCTGAGCCATATTCATCTacgcattattttttttattttagaactgaagatacatttaaaaaaacattgttCGAAGCCAGAGCAGGGTCATTGAGGGTTTTCTCTTAGATGGTTTCAAACTGAGGGGTGTGGTTTATATATGGGCAGCTATGGTAGCAGTAAAGTCATATTGTTTTTATCTGCAGAGAACAGAAGTCCCCAACCATAAGAGCATATTGGTTGCGGTGAGAAATAGTCCCCTGTTATAGGTAGAATGCAAACCCCCTACAAACGCAGTTCATATAGTGGTCGCAAGACTAGAATTTATCGGGAATGCCATCCCTAAATTCTCCCTCTATGAAGTAATTTTTAGTCACAAATTTTGATAACCCCTATTAAAACTATACAACtataatctatatttttttgtagtgatatatatatatatatatacatactaGTAGGATATTGTAAATGAAAGGAATAGAAGATTGTACTAATGACTGTGTAAAAATAACTATTGTTTTATAGGAACTTAATGAAGGTTCATCTTTTTGGAGATGtacaaatttgattttgattatagAAATCTAAGTTTTTAGttataaataaacttttaaggtttaaaattattcaataaaaagtttaaaagtgattttcaaaagtTCTAGGtgtgaaaaaataaaggaaatatgaaaaacaagaaaatttcaGGGACTGGCAAAGGTGTTGGGTGTGCCTTGTTAAGGCACACAAAACTTTTTAAACCAAAGGTACGTAGAAGGATTGCTATGAGGTgtgtgaaaataatttaaaggaGAAATAGGGGTGGATAGTATTTGTTTCAATGTTTAGGTGTGCAAATTAAGTGGTGGTGCATAGGATTTACTTAAAGGAAAGGTGCACAACTTGGCGGTGGTGtgtttaatttgtttaaaaggTAAGGTGCACAACTTAAGTAGTGGCACACGGAATTCGTTTTAATACAAATGGTGTGAATCTTAAGTGGCACACCTCTCAACTCAACGACCTTAGTTTAGCTATCCTAACTTCGGTAGCTCAAAACAATACACTTTCATCTTAACTTGCACATCTCTCAACTCAACTACCTCACTTTATCCCGCTACCTTAATTCTAGCACCTCAACTCAACATTCTATTTATATTGTAAACATTTAAGTAAATGTCCTCATTTATACCTCAATTTATTCTAAGTTTACAATGTAAATAAAAGAATACCCCCATTTGAATTCcataaaatacttttagaagCTAAGACCAAGTAAATCAAAATCAGCCTTATAATTTCTAATACATAAATGAATTTAGTGGAAGGAAAAGATATTTCTTACTCAGTAGGGACATGGTACTTCAGGCATTTCCCCCTGGTTAAATCAACTAGATCGTAAATGGTGGCATTATGAGAAGAGCAAATGTAGTGTCCCTCTACTTTAGGATGCTCATACATGTAAATGTGAGCATTTCAGAACTATCATATCAATCAAAAGGTCCAGCACaactgaaagaaaaaaaatgaagaagaccAATGAGCAAAGTTGTAAATCCATGTAAACAAAACTTAAGAGCTTACCC contains these protein-coding regions:
- the LOC100246060 gene encoding uncharacterized protein LOC100246060 isoform X2 gives rise to the protein MACKQCVKYSLFVDFFKWILLVLGGKDHGKMKTWFPDYTETTPGLMSGKRPCTEGGRAGRGSQQSISFCSSSEADDVVEVQTPTLFQLVLHLKGPLTHPLRLSCVKYSLFVDFFKWILSVLRGKNYGKMKTWLPDYTETTPGLQYKDLRVGSGPVVEMRELFCWTF
- the LOC100246060 gene encoding uncharacterized protein LOC100246060 isoform X1; this translates as MACKQCVKYSLFVDFFKWILLVLGGKDHGKMKTWFPDYTETTPGLMSGKRPCTEGGRAGRGSQQSISFCSSSEADDVVEVQTPTLFQLVLHLKGPLTHPLRLSCVKYSLFVDFFKWILSVLRGKNYGKMKTWLPDYTETTPGLQYKDLRVGSGPVVEMRELVMFCWTF
- the LOC100246060 gene encoding uncharacterized protein LOC100246060 isoform X3, yielding MDIVSARREGSWKDEDVVSRLHGNNTRYSIQGLMSGKRPCTEGGRAGRGSQQSISFCSSSEADDVVEVQTPTLFQLVLHLKGPLTHPLRLSCVKYSLFVDFFKWILSVLRGKNYGKMKTWLPDYTETTPGLQYKDLRVGSGPVVEMRELVMFCWTF